GGTCTTTCAGACGCTCATACGGGCGAAACCGGATTGGTCTACCGAGCTCGAAACACGCCAACTCGCTCTCGAAGATGGGACAGATACACTCGGAGGGACGCTCACCAACGCCATCTTTGGCGCACCCGAAGACGATGTCGAGCATCTCACCGCCGCAGACGAACAACGTCTCAGAGAGCTCACCGAGCGAGACCCGAGACACTCCTTCGATGTCAACTGCCGAGCAGCCGTGGGCCCCAAAGCTGCAAATGAAACTAAGGGCGTGTCATCGACCGACATCGCCCACGACCTCGAAACAGCGTTCACCCACCTCAATCAGACGACCTACGAGCTGGATGGACAGGTTCTGACTGGCGAGTCCGCCCTGGACGTCGTCGACAATATCGAGGCCACGGACTTCCGAGAGAACACTCGAAACGGGGGGCTCATCAGAAAGTTTCCCTGGGCGAATCCACCCTCGCCAGTGCTCATCACCGATGCAAGCGAAGTGGGGAGTTTCTGTCTCCTCGATGGGGCTGCACTCACGGCCTCGGGACGTCGCCTGCTGAATGCCACACCGGGAGAGCGCCAGCCCATGGCCCACCCGCCCGTACATCAACTCACACAGTACCGAACCCAGGGCCTCCCGATTGGCCATCCACTCACACAGGATAGCACGCCGGAACCAGACCCGATCTCACTCCCGCCAGATCTGCAGTCACTGCATCTTGCGTGGTTCGGCAAGACTGGCTCTGGGAAATCGACGAGCCTCATCAACGCACTACTGGATAACCACGAGGCCACAGACGGCGCTGACATCCTGATTGATCCGAAAGGCGATGGAATGCCCGTCGAGTACATGCAAGCGCACTACGAGCGCTACGGGAGCTTGGAGAACGTCCTGTACTTCGATTGTGCCGACATCCTCCCGGCATTCTCGTTTTTTGATATCCGTGATGAACTCGACGCAGGGATTTCCCGGACAGCTGCAGTCGAAGACCGCGTCGAACACTATATCGAGATTCTCGTGGCGCTCATGGGCCGTGACCGCTTCGAGCAGGCCGTTCGCTCGCCGGACATTATTCGCTACATCGTCAAAGCGATGTTCGACCCCGTCAGTGGTGAGGAGGCCTTTAGCCACCGAGAGTTCCATGGCGCACTCCAAGAGATGCACGACCGCAACAGTGCGCCTCCGGTCTCGGATGGGGACTTAGAGCGGATGCTCGCCGGCGTCGTGGCCAATCGAGCCCGGACCTTCGATGAGATTATGCAGGGGGTGGCAAACCGTATCGAGAAGATTCCGGTCAATCCCCGACTTGCGCGAATTTTCAATCACGTCCCTGAGCGGGGCGAAGAGAGTGATGACCCACATTTCGACCTCTTCGAGTATCTGGACGAGGACGTCGTGATTATCTTCGATACGGGCGGGCTGCGAAGTGAGTCCCAGCGAGCACTCACGCTGTTGATTATCTCGAATCTCTGGTCGGCACTGAAACGCCGCGCAAAAGAACAGACTGACAGTGAAGACGACCAGGAGAAAGCTGACCTCCCGCTGGTCAATTGCTATCTCGAAGAGGCTGCGAGTATCGCAGATTCGTCCTTGCTTTCGGAACTCCTCTCTCAATCACGGAGTTTCGAGTGTTCGGTCACACTCGCGATGCAATTTCCATCCCAGCTGCGTGAGCGAAGCGAGCGAGCCTATCAGGAGGTACTGAACAACGTCTCGACTATCGTGACGGGTAACGTCGCCGTCGACGAACGGCTGGCGAAGCGACTGGCCACCGACGAAATGTCCCCCAGTGACGTGGGGAATCGACTCCGTGCACTCCGTCGTGGGGAGTGGTTGGTCTCCCTGCCTGCGGCCTTCGATGAAGACGAACCCCAGCCGTTTCTGGTGCGCTCGCTCACGCCTCCGAGAGGCCATCCCGCAGCAAGAGAGGGGCCACGTCGCAGTGGGTTCGAGGATGCCACCACGGCACTCACAGAGCGCATACAGAGCACTGTGGGACTGAGCTTGGTCGAACCCAGTACAGTCGAGGATTCGGATGACGAAGAGACGGGCCCAGAACGCGTCGACAGCGCCTTGCCCTATACGAATCGACTGCCTGAGACGGTCCGCTACGACGGCGAGGTTCATGCGCTCTTCTGTACCGAGTGTGAGAGTCGCTATGACCCAGATGGGTCGGGAATGTCCCGGGCTATCGAGTGCTGTGCCATCCTAGAAGAAGTGGACCGGGATGACGTCCCCATCTGTGAGGTGAACCTGAAGCTCACGCCGGATGAACGAGAGGTGACCGACTTTTCCGATAGACAGCTCATGTTCGTCCAGGCCGTCTACAATGCCCAGCAACTGCGCTATGATCCACTGGAGTATGATTTGCTGTACGACAGCATGATTCGACTCCAGGAGTACCTCGATATCGACAGCGAAGCTGTGACGGATCTGGTCGAAGCAAAGATACTCAAACACGA
The Halomicroarcula saliterrae genome window above contains:
- a CDS encoding type IV secretory system conjugative DNA transfer family protein gives rise to the protein MAHAPPTEETLPVPADSTDTYIRIQPATDPLDPDNIETHTRRLHRLDSHTDSTGFLGGLFQNEEPPTIEWLLIGNEDELSYYVRTVPSETLDGLEGTLRGLFPNAYAFERVQLSRAHLLSGVTPETETNTSPTAIEYERHTSHRRDWQTRLTPVDHFYESEQTHLPLTSVTETIANSPYPVVFQTLIRAKPDWSTELETRQLALEDGTDTLGGTLTNAIFGAPEDDVEHLTAADEQRLRELTERDPRHSFDVNCRAAVGPKAANETKGVSSTDIAHDLETAFTHLNQTTYELDGQVLTGESALDVVDNIEATDFRENTRNGGLIRKFPWANPPSPVLITDASEVGSFCLLDGAALTASGRRLLNATPGERQPMAHPPVHQLTQYRTQGLPIGHPLTQDSTPEPDPISLPPDLQSLHLAWFGKTGSGKSTSLINALLDNHEATDGADILIDPKGDGMPVEYMQAHYERYGSLENVLYFDCADILPAFSFFDIRDELDAGISRTAAVEDRVEHYIEILVALMGRDRFEQAVRSPDIIRYIVKAMFDPVSGEEAFSHREFHGALQEMHDRNSAPPVSDGDLERMLAGVVANRARTFDEIMQGVANRIEKIPVNPRLARIFNHVPERGEESDDPHFDLFEYLDEDVVIIFDTGGLRSESQRALTLLIISNLWSALKRRAKEQTDSEDDQEKADLPLVNCYLEEAASIADSSLLSELLSQSRSFECSVTLAMQFPSQLRERSERAYQEVLNNVSTIVTGNVAVDERLAKRLATDEMSPSDVGNRLRALRRGEWLVSLPAAFDEDEPQPFLVRSLTPPRGHPAAREGPRRSGFEDATTALTERIQSTVGLSLVEPSTVEDSDDEETGPERVDSALPYTNRLPETVRYDGEVHALFCTECESRYDPDGSGMSRAIECCAILEEVDRDDVPICEVNLKLTPDEREVTDFSDRQLMFVQAVYNAQQLRYDPLEYDLLYDSMIRLQEYLDIDSEAVTDLVEAKILKHDTDRPHRLYSVTPSGRSLIGEHYRKGVDYGHGKGDLDETSQHVLAVEVGRQYLQTHYVEDDESPVVDVVPYFELDEQESTVVSAASAMGGDSEELAEEMSEYNRHRIDVVGLDEDGHIRITLEAERVNHDLRRAVPEDFDKMAVCDPDEAIWVTMSHSEAHRVLGALNDPLEGEPRVEKTYADSTPASQFRIDTAGCTGMFTVEQVRDMIEEAG